A window of Amyelois transitella isolate CPQ chromosome 30, ilAmyTran1.1, whole genome shotgun sequence contains these coding sequences:
- the LOC106131019 gene encoding glycogen [starch] synthase, translating into MSRDRQSRRFYRAESTHDLCSFMDRGQAASDENRWTFETAWEAANKVGGIYTVIRSKAYVSTEEMGENYCLLGPYKEQCARTEVEEAEFPPNSPLTAAVNAMRSQGYKVVTGTWLVDGNPQIILFDIGSAAWQLDGYKQELWDTTSIGIPHLDVEANDAVILGFMVARFIAEFRTAAESYSDTTPRVVAHFHEWQAGVGLIMLRVRHVDVATVFTTHATLLGRYLCAGNTDFYNNLDKFSVDEEAGKRQIYHRYCMERAAAHMTHIFTTVSDITGYEAEHLLKRKPDIITPNGLNVKKFSALHEFQNLHALAKEKINEFARGHFYGHFNFDLDKTLYFFIAGRYEFGNKGADIFIEALARLNHYLKSSGSEMTVVAFLIFPSKTNNFNVESLRGHAVTKALRDTIHDIQQKVGKRMYDICLRGHLPEASDLLHKDDTVRLKRCIYALQRDGLPPVTTHNIVDDWNDPVLNSVRRCQLFNTVNDKVKVIFHPEFLTSTNPLFGLDYEEFVRGCHLGVFPSYYEPWGYTPAECTVMGIPSITTNLSGFGCFMQDHIADPMSYGIYVVDRRYISLEGSVQQLAQYMFDFTKLTRRQRIIQRNRTERLSDLMDWRNLGIYYRQARAQALKIVYPDYVDLQDVELGKRFNYPRPISEPPSPTHSRGTTPAASVHGSDNEEDEVDEEKELAELRIAD; encoded by the exons ATGTCGCgtgatagacagagccgcCGCTTCTACCGGGCCGAGTCCACCCACGATTTGTGTTCATTCATGGACAGGGGGCAGGCGGCGAGCGATGAGAACAGGTGGACATTCGAGACAGCATGGGAAGCCGCCAATAAAG tTGGCGGCATTTACACCGTTATCAGATCAAAGGCCTACGTTTCCACCGAGGAGATGGGAGAGAATTACTGTTTGCTTG ggCCATATAAGGAGCAATGCGCACGCACAGAAGTCGAGGAGGCAGAATTCCCGCCAAACTCACCTTTGACTGCCGCCGTCAATGCTATGAGAAGTCAGGGGTATAAG GTCGTCACTGGCACTTGGTTAGTGGACGGCAACCCGCAAATCATACTGTTCGACATCGGCTCAGCTGCGTGGCAACTGGACGGCTACAAGCAGGAACTGTGGGACACCACGTCCATAGGGATCCCCCACCTGGACGTGGAGGCCAACGACGCGGTCATACTGGGCTTCATGGTGGCGCGGTTCATCGCCGAG TTCCGCACAGCAGCCGAGAGTTACAGCGATACTACGCCCCGCGTGGTAGCGCATTTTCATGAGTGGCAAGCCGGCGTTGGACTCATCATGCTCAG AGTGCGGCACGTAGATGTCGCTACTGTCTTCACGACTCACGCCACGTTGCTTGGCAGATATTTGTGTGCTGGCAACACTGATTTCTATAACAATTTGGACAAG ttttcTGTTGACGAGGAAGCGGGAAAAAGACAGATATACCACAGATACTGTATGGAGAGAGCGGCCGCTCACATGACTCATATATTTACAACCGTTTCGGATATAACAG GGTACGAAGCGGAACATCTTCTTAAACGCAAACCGGACATCATAACCCCAAACGGTCTCAACGTGAAGAAGTTCTCAGCCCTCCACGAGTTTCAGAATCTTCATGCTCTGGCCAAAGAGAAGATTAACGAATTCGCCAGGGGACATTTCTATGG cCATTTCAACTTCGATTTGGACAAAACTCTGTACTTTTTCATCGCCGGACGCTACGAGTTCGGGAACAAGGGAGCAGACATCTTCATAGAAGCTTTGGCTAGACTGAATCATTATTTGaag TCGTCAGGCTCAGAGATGACAGTAGTGGCGTTTCTCATCTTCCCCTCCAAGACGAACAACTTCAACGTGGAGAGCCTCCGAGGTCACGCCGTGACAAAGGCTCTCAGGGACACTATACACGATATACAGCAGAAGGTGGGCAAGCGCATGTACGACATATGTCTGAG aggCCACCTTCCCGAAGCTTCGGATCTACTCCACAAAGACGACACAGTAAGACTGAAACGCTGTATATACGCATtgcaaagagatggactgcCGCCTGTCACCACGCATAATATT GTGGACGATTGGAACGATCCCGTTTTAAATTCGGTGAGACGGTGTCAGCTGTTCAACACTGTCAATGATAAAGTCAAA GTAATATTCCATCCTGAGTTTCTCACCTCGACCAATCCCTTGTTCGGCCTTGATTACGAGGAATTCGTACGCGGCTGTCACCTGGGAGTGTTCCCGTCTTATTACGAGCCCTGGGGCTACACCCCGGCCGAATGCACAGTAATGGGAATACCAAGTATAACGACTAACTTATCAG GTTTTGGTTGCTTCATGCAAGACCACATAGCTGATCCTATGTCATACGGTATCTACGTGGTGGACAGACGCTACATATCTCTGGAGGGCTCCGTGCAACAGCTAGCTCAGTATATGTTCGATTTTACTAA ATTGACGCGAAGGCAGCGTATCATACAAAGGAATAGAACTGAGCGATTGTCAGATCTCATGGACTGGAGGAACTTAGGAATT tATTACCGCCAAGCGCGTGCGCAGGCCCTCAAAATAGTCTACCCAGACTATGTAGATCTTCAAGATGTGGAGCTAGGCAAGAGGTTCAACTACCCCAGACCTATATCGGAACCACCAAGCCCTACGCACTCAA GAGGCACTACCCCTGCCGCTTCTGTCCACGGTTCCGACAATGAGGAGGACGAGGTCGatgaagaaaaagaattaGCCGAACTCAGAATCGCTGATTAG
- the LOC106130978 gene encoding uncharacterized protein LOC106130978: MPPDKIAISYNIYKRDDLFEIIRVVIGSVNYLYKMRIVVSMTLLLFEVMTAAHAVPLSEKQDRPSDVYEIQDAGQKTRFIAPKPEKPTLREIVYYHLIEKPYEDAKVERKSEPAEIEMDESLRPFTNGHGYQFADYGLHETETHEESASESEHASDENAVEVSEAAADMPVSEEKREIASDVTVITESPITTALDEKENKIRQRQFLFDRLRERYIASMMKTSTTKEPEIISKNEAIVSSTDAPAIVNLTEKEEISNTASLLPESDPVERVKRSLNYQDIPIAPTLPPIDYNNYPGLRVFREPADGTDNQDSKFKMNDIFATSKPNDDDVNNKTESRLKSDSDDDTAFIPQSAVKTYGMNLSDDHGYVWNNMFRPINYQVGAPLTLHEDNQDVVTSTPQIDESSTEGILTSSEETIHSTGEISTPNDEILKVTEENFTPNEEMVTPTEGILPSSGEELLSAEEGLTPSDEILTRIEDIFKPTEIILKPTEEILTSSDEIFTSTESILTSSEGILTSSEGIVTSKEEILTPTEEILTSSDEILSSTDKIFTSTEGTETSSELIETSAEGIETSSEGTLTSTEDIATSKEDLTPIEETSKSGDEILTSTESVETSTVEIFAPIEETSKSGEEILTSSEGIERSTVEIFAPIEETSKSGEEILTSTEGVETSTVEIFAPIEETSTTSDEILTSTEEIEIQEPTTAENNPEGLDDIYVDTNKGETSTAKALEDSNADSEEDQNTTEQPDDVSEKGEPTSVMKEDTEKSIDDPEKGSDVDNENIASKSMLKHNKRPSKDKPVEEKEDLYEKLIKSEQFWKWLAHWTSNYMEVISQRVKEMVKQEVAKEIKKYENTNHDIHVNQTKEENKINETENKEPVIKNNTIIIDGNEIPITNTSNLEGNVILNEDFSRKHRDRDDKPNHHKSNVTKLENNKLNTTKLESYKLNETKFEIDKTVNKVVQPNVTKTEENHNNVKANNIYGSSTGNDHVTNIFIFYPKTEAGKIIDSLKPYLNDSNIGIENDVKDQNENEKKDEETTTSIIIPVNNAEKPDENDKDNTEDNENTTETDKGPISNSSEHIATDVVDADSHTEESVIDEEKNANEGLDNEEITSSTTEIPKSAEAEGTNSESEPNNDDNASESFELPTSTETNSNISEISSPAPPDISNEENVQSTISSADSTTSVSNEDFIAL, from the exons ATGCCGCCTGATAAAATAGCCAttagttataatatatataaacgaGATGACCTATTTGAGATCATTCGTGTAGTGATCGGGTCTGtgaattacttatataaaatgagAATCGTG GTATCAATGACCTTACTTCTCTTCGAGGTCATGACAGCGGCTCATGCTGTGCCCTTATCAGAAAAG CAAGACAGACCAAGCGATGTGTATGAAATCCAAGATGCTGGACAGAAGACAAGATTCATAGCGCCGAAGCCGGAGAAACCCACGTTGCGAGAGATAGTGTACTACCATCTGATAGAGAAGCCTTATGAAGATGCTAAAGTGGAG AGAAAATCGGAGCCAGCTGAAATCGAAATGGATGAGAGTCTGCGACCCTTCACCAACGGCCATGGTTATCAATTCGCAGATTATGGTCTTCACGAAACG GAAACTCACGAGGAGTCTGCATCTGAATCTGAACATGCAAGTGATGAAAATGCAGTAGAG GTCAGTGAGGCAGCAGCCGACATGCCCGTTTCTGAAGAGAAACGTGAAATAGCGTCGGATGTTACGGTCATTACAGAGTCACCAATCACTACGGCTTTAGATGAGAAAGAAAACAag atcAGACAAAGGCAATTTTTATTCGATCGATTAAGGGAAAGGTACATTGCGAGTATGATGAAAACCAGT ACAACCAAAGAACcagaaataataagtaaaaatgaaGCGATCGTCAGTTCTACCGATGCTCCCGCAATCGTGAATTTAACGGAGAAAGAAGAG ATAAGCAATACAGCTTCACTTTTGCCTGAATCTGATCCAGTTGAAAGAGTTAAAAGGAGTCTTAATTACCAG GACATTCCTATAGCACCAACGCTGCCACCCATCGACTACAACAACTATCCTGGTCTACGAGTCTTTAGAGAACcg gcTGACGGAACAGATAACCAGGATTCAAAGTTCAAAATGAATGATATTTTCGCCACATCAAAAcctaatgatgatgatgttaataataaaacagaaagcAGACTGAAGAGTGATAGTGATGATGATACTGCTTTTATACCACAGAGCGCTGTGAAAACTTACGGCATGAATCTGTCTGATGATCATGGATATGTTTGGAAT AATATGTTCCGACCCATTAATTACCAAGTTGGGGCACCATTGACACTACACGAAGACAAC CAAGATGTTGTAACTTCTACACCACAAATTGATGAATCATCAACAGAAGGTATATTAACATCATCTGAAGAAACGATACATTCAACTGGTGAAATTTCAACACCTAatgatgaaatattaaaagtaactGAAGAAAATTTTACACCTAATGAAGAAATGGTAACGCCTACTGAAGGAATATTACCATCGTCTGGAGAAGAATTGCTTTCAGCTGAAGAAGGTTTAACACCCTctgatgaaattttaacaCGCATTGAAGATATATTCAAACCtactgaaataattttaaaaccgactgaagaaatattaacttctagtgatgaaatatttacatCAACTGAAAGTATATTAACATCTTCCGAAGGTATATTAACTTCGTCTGAAGGTATAGTAACATCGAAAGAGGAAATATTAACACCAACTGAAGAAATATTAACATCTAGTGATGAAATTTTATCTTCAACTGATAAAATATTCACATCGACTGAAGGTACAGAAACATCGTCTGAACTTATAGAAACATCAGCTGAAGGTATAGAAACATCATCTGAAGGAACATTAACATCAACTGAAGACATTGCAACATCAAAAGAAGATTTAACACCAATTGAAGAAACTTCAAAATCTGGTGATGAAATATTAACATCAACTGAAAGCGTAGAAACATCAACTGTAGAAATATTTGCACCAATTGAAGAAACTTCAAAATCTGGTGAAGAAATACTAACATCATCTGAAGGTATAGAAAGATCAACTGTAGAAATATTTGCACCGATTGAAGAAACTTCAAAATCTGGTGAAGAAATATTAACATCAACTGAAGGCGTAGAAACATCAACTGTAGAAATATTTGCACCGATTGAAGAAACTTCAACAACTAGTGACGAAATATTAACATCAACTGAAGAAATAGAAATTCAAGAACCTACAACTGCCGAAAATAATCCTGAGGGCTTAGATGATATCTACGTTGATACAAATAAAGGAGAAACTAGTACTGCTAAAGCCCTAGAGGACAGTAACGCCGATTCGGAAGAAGACCAAAATACTACAGAACAACCGGATGATGTGAGCGAAAAGGGTGAACCTACAAGTGTCATGAAAGAAGATACTGAGAAAAGTATTGATGACCCAGAAAAGGGAAGTGATGTTGACAATGAGAACATAGCTTCAAAATCTATGCTGAAACAC AATAAAAGGCCAAGCAAAGATAAACCAGTTGAAGAAAAAGAGGATTTATACGAGAAACTGATCAAGAGC GAACAATTCTGGAAATGGCTGGCTCATTGGACTTCTAATTATATGGAAGTTATTTCTCAA cgTGTCAAAGAAATGGTCAAGCAGGAAGTCGCAAAAGAAATTAAGAAGTATGAGAACACCAACCATGACATTCATGTTAACCAAACTAAAGAAGAGAACAAGATTAACGAAACAGAAAATAAGGAACCGgttattaaaaacaacacCATAATTATAGATGGCAACGAGATACCAATAACTAATACTTCAAACTTAGAAggtaatgtaatattaaatgaaGATTTCAGTAGAAAACATAGAGACAGAGACGATAAGCCGAATCATCATAAATCAAATGTGACAAAACTAGAaaacaataaactaaataCTACTAAACTAGAAAGttataaattgaatgaaactaaatttgaaattgataaAACTGTCAATAAAGTAGTGCAGCCTAATGTAACTAAAACTGAAGAAAATCACAATAACGTCAAagctaataatatatacggaaGTTCAACTGGTAACGACCATGTGACTAATATATTCATTTTCTACCCAAAAACTGAAGCtggaaaaattattgatagCTTGAAACCGTATTTGAATGATTCTAACATTGGGATAGAAAATGACGTTAAAGATCAAAATGAGAACGAAAAAAAGGATGAAGAAACAACAACCAGTATTATTATTCCAGTAAATAACGCAGAAAAACCTGATGAGAATGACAAAGATAATACTGAAGATAATGAAAATACCACAGAAACTGATAAAGGACCAATTTCAAATAGTAGTGAACATATCGCAACCGACGTCGTGGACGCGGATTCACATACCGAAGAATCTGTTATAGATGAAGAGAAAAACGCAAATGAGGGACTGGATAATGAAGAAATTACTAGCAGTACAACAGAAATACCAAAATCTGCAGAGGCCGAGGGAACGAATTCAGAATCTGAGCCAAATAATGATGACAATGCAAGTGAGAGTTTTGAATTACCAACTAGTACTGAAACGAACAGTAATATTTCAGAAATTTCTAGTCCAGCGCCACCTGACATAAGCAATGAAGAAAATGTACAATCTACAATTTCATCTGCTGATTCAACTACATCAGTATCTAATGAGGACTTTAtagcattataa
- the LOC106130977 gene encoding uncharacterized protein LOC106130977, which translates to MTRCDYDVIFYRVFCLSLLVIAFIFTVILTNVFVDIDGLLSGKKKDASHHTTESNTASTIFMREIKPEIVFNDEKNYEDAEDVYRREDVYVNEDESFRNKRSLEPHTFLLHLQNPNVKNILTNHLNALLEQMDAEEFSTNAIEEKKTDDNNDKEIDISNKKFKESTRSLVTSNNKVSVNVTNKERDDKEIVEKNYKADVKTKKEDKSRREMLHLAMHDILLQGIIGHMDLSEVYKKVNILNKKFEVPDQNRAEELSGKKDEHKKVEQQNNGEIVEKPQMIIKTLIDINSNDAKTHNGESNTREIQGLIKFIYNGKPVKVKLMSSDEVSNTWTSTAENIPKSITIPLNKNQIVNQEMSKEDDIETGESTPVKFNIPQSYLNKAISNYFKNYNHVKSNPIDTKIKSLNKKRFKRHIKIRYDPKKNASKSEDDELYVEIETHFDSKGMKGEKRKKLIRNLVEKIQKAIHSNVENHGNKTKKHYHAHVKKRIQNPLAYNKILMNKKVIAVRNGKVEHRHVDPITKSVDGNKNDVPNIYDQTGEIWKRTYMGPRFLTPSKALNSAEMSEVDVDYNRVMTFNGIPQRLQKPLNTDNSDEELPTNFYDLGNLKFIVKDMDGGGISVGFNQYTDEEPDPETIKVFTGVDNLAKVYNHNYGKIEPVDETNSDSQYKNQAYNNVGDFETPDDHTIIRRSAVEEDYHSNEYKMIYDTNSLPYENYQDIFEKETYNHKHERPIKLVENRTDKPVTLDIFNKKLKPSEIFSLANLLEEYRKKRSLTVKKYSNINTRRKLNKFLQTKSKKIFIKKKRVKRHIDKIRIIATDKSSDATHRNPDKPVDEQNIFVVSNEDEFSNRAVLREVLHPGDEGNSDIYRPDRGEEVFDYSHNQPVPSYNIFEESQPVENYITHIFEGRSRHNPLMSKYPHVFMEEISKPKEADMEPAMYGNIRKVMSDLDNKYSGDKYEMPVPIFETTTENYYQIVQNLSTPKTLLFAPNSNTKYKLSIKIVPKNVTELKQGFKEIHTSINKSYDRDGLRFYSLVNVSEISKVENIENLKSAGKSPNVTTVQITTTTMNPQLKAQQFKIKSMLNKHKQLIDLQLAHLNKEREHLDSIIVWNHTDSDEILDLKLPGESLPIQIKKGDLSKLLATVLSRNDQNAQLNNDTNRQSHQTPVVQSTTVTHPTTTHPTTTPAFMPVPVALPIKTTDKKLINIIEKNGKLTKEILNKIDRNTEMLEAFLVKLIDRIDKPVEKTLRNDNAENTRDKINPIQEQINKDKQINDRNDTRYAIPFIYAYQHPYVDPNKPNSPVANVVYQGHIHSEPQQMPNNPVLHKWAPKDEGAMKRENKAKFFIDTDLGNGFKTIPIPLTSSSKYINPGTVNSTKT; encoded by the exons ATGACAAGATGCGATTACGACGTCATCTTTTACAGGGTTTTCTGTCTATCCCTACTGGTGATTGCGTTCATTTTTACGGTCATTCTCACCAATGTTTTCGTGGACATTGACGGGTTATTGTCTGGAAAGAAAAAGG ATGCATCACACCACACCACTGAATCAAATACTGCCTCAACTATCTTTATGCGGGAAATTAAACCAGAGATTGTATTTAATGATGAGAAAAACTATGAGGACGCTGAAGATGTTTACAGGAGAGAAGACGTCTATGTCAATGAGGATGAATCATTTAGAAATAAGAGATCTTTAG aACCCCATACATTCTTACTGCATCTTCAAAATCCAAACGTGAAGAATATTCTCACGAACCATCTAAATGCATTATTAGAACAAATGGATGCTGAAGAATTTAGTACTAATGCTATTGAAGAGAAAAAGACAGATGATAACAATGACAAGGAAATAGATATTAGTAACAAAAAGTTTAAAGAGTCTACAAGGTCACTCGTAACATCCAACAATAAAGTTAGTGttaatgtaacaaataaagaaCGTGATGATAAAgaaattgtagaaaaaaattataaagctgatgttaaaactaaaaaagagGATAAAAGTAGACGTGAAATGCTTCATTTGGCAATGCATGATATACTGCTACAAGGAATTATTGGTCATATGGATTTAAGTGAGGTATATAAGAaggttaatattttaaacaagaaGTTTGAGGTGCCAGACCAAAATAGAG CAGAAGAACTCAGTGGCAAAAAAGATGAACACAAAAAAGTGGAACAACAAAACAACGGAGAAATCGtagaaa aGCCACAGATGATAATCAAAACGCTAATAGACATCAATTCTAATGACGCCAAAACCCACAATGGTGAAtc AAACACAAGAGAAATACAAGGCCtaattaaattcatatatAATGGTAAACcagttaaagtaaaattaatgtcTTCTGATGAAGTCAGTAATACTTGGACATCAACAGCAGAAAACATACCCAAAAGTATAACAATACctcttaataaaaatcaaatagttAATCAAGAGATGTCTAAAGAAGATGACATTGAAACGGGAGAAAGTACAccagtaaaatttaatattccacaatcatatttaaacaaagccatatcaaattatttcaaaaattacaatCATGTTAAAAGCAATCCTATTGATACAAAAATTaagagtttaaataaaaaacgtttCAAAAGACACATTAAAATTCGTTACGATCCTAAGAAAAATGCTTCAAAATCTGAAGACGATGAATTGTATGTTGAAATAGAAACTCACTTCGATAGCAAGGGCATGAAaggagaaaaaagaaaaaagttgaTAAGAAATCTTGTGGAGAAAATCCAAAAAGCAATTCATTCGAATGTTGAGAATCAcggcaataaaacaaaaaaacattatcacGCTCATGTGAAAAAACGTATACAAAATCCTTTAGCgtacaacaaaattttaatgaataaaaaagtaatagcTGTAAGAAATGGTAAAGTAGAACATAGACATGTGGATCCTATAACAAAATCAGTAGACGGAAATAAAAACGATGTTCCAAACATCTACGATCAAACGGGTGAAATTTGGAAAAGAACCTACATGGGGCCTAGATTTTTAACACCTTCAAAAGCATTAAACTCAGCAGAGATGTCTGAAGTTGACGTTGATTACAATAGAGTAATGACTTTTAATGGCATACCGCAAAGATTACAAAAGCCATTAAATACTGATAATTCCGATGAAGAATTACCAACAAATTTTTACGACTTGggcaatttgaaatttattgtcAAAGATATGGACGGTGGTGGAATTTCTGTCGGTTTTAACCAGTACACTGATGAAGAACCAGATCCAGAAACAATCAAAGTATTTACTGGTGTTGATAATCTTGCAAAAGTTTACAATCATAATTATGGAAAGATAGAACCGGTTGACGAAACCAACTCTGATAGTCAGTATAAAAATCAAGCATATAATAACGTTGGTGATTTTGAAACTCCTGACGATCATACTATTATTCGCCGCAGTGCTGTTGAAGAAGATTACCATTCTAATGAATACAAAATGATATATGATACCAATTCCCTTCCCTATGAGAACTACCaagatatatttgaaaaagaaacatataatcacaaacACGAGAGGCCTATAAAATTGGTGGAAAATAGAACTGATAAACCAGTCACGTTGGATATATtcaataagaaattaaaaccaagcgaaatattttcattggcAAACTTGTTAGAAGAGTATAGAAAGAAACGTTCACTTACtgtcaaaaaatattcaaatataaacactagaaggaaattaaataaattcttgcaaacaaaatcaaaaaagattttcattaagaaaaaaagagtGAAGCGtcatatagataaaataagaattattgCTACTGACAAAAGTTCTGACGCAACACATAGAAATCCAGATAAACCTGTTGACGAACAGAATATATTTGTTGTTTCCAATGAAGATGAATTCTCCAACAGAGCTGTTCTTAGAGAAGTTCTACATCCCGGAGACGAGGGAAATAGTGACATATATAGGCCAGACAGAGGTGAAGAAGTTTTTGATTACAGTCACAACCAACCAGTTCCAAGCTACAACATTTTCGAAGAAAGTCAACCAGTCGAAAATTACATAACACACATTTTCGAGGGGCGGTCGAGACATAATCCACTTATGTCAAAATATCCACATGTGTTTATGGAAGAAATATCGAAACCCAAGGAGGCTGATATGGAGCCTGCAATGTACGGAAATATAAGAAAGGTTATGAGTGATTTGGATAACAAATACTCTGGTGATAAATACGAAATGCCAGTTCCAATTTTCGAAACAACGacagaaaattattatcagaTTGTCCAAAATTTATCTACACCAAAAACGTTATTATTTGCACCAAACtcgaatacaaaatataaactttccATCAAAATTGTTCCTAAAAATGTAACAGAATTGAAACAAGGTTTTAAAGAAATTCACACGAGCATTAACAAAAGTTATGACAGGGATGGTTTGCGCTTTTATTCCCTTGTGAATGTGTCAGAAATATCTAAAGTGGAGAATAttgaaaacttaaaaagtGCTGGCAAAAGTCCAAATGTAACAACCGTTCAGATAACAACAACAACTATGAATCCACAGTTGAAAGCGCagcagtttaaaataaaatcaatgctgaataaacataaacaattaaTAGATTTACAATTAGCTCATTTAAACAAAGAAAGAGAACATTTGGATAGCATAATAGTGTGGAATCATACGGACTCTGATGAAATATTAGACTTGAAATTACCCGGGGAATCTCTGcctattcaaataaaaaagggtGATTTAAGTAAATTACTGGCAACAGTATTATCAAGAAATGATCAAAACGCACAGCTAAATAATGATACTAATCGACAATCCCATCAAACTCCTGTTGTTCAAAGTACTACTGTTACTCATCCAACAACAACCCATCCAACCACTACACCTGCTTTTATGCCAGTTCCTGTTGCTCTGCCTATTAAAACCACtgataaaaaattgataaacatTATAGAAAAGAACGGTAAACTAACTAAGGAGATACTGAACAAAATAGACAGAAACACGGAAATGTTGGAAGCGTTTTTAGTGAAACTTATAGACAGAATTGATAAGCCTGTTGAGAAAACTCTTCGTAATGATAACGCTGAGAACACAAGAGATAAAATTAATCCAATACAAGAACAAATTAACaaagataaacaaattaatgacAGAAACGATACAAGATACGCTATTCCATTCATATATGCTTACCAACATCCTTATGTCGATCCGAATAAGCCAAATTCACCAGTAGCTAACGTGGTATATCAAGGTCACATACATTCAGAGCCTCAACAAATGCCAAATAATCCTGTTCTGCACAAATGGGCACCCAAAGATGAGGGTGCCatgaaaagagaaaataaagctAAGTTCTTTATCGACACTGACTTGGGAAATGGTTTTAAAACAATACCTATTCCTTTGACAAGTTCCTCAAAGTACATTAATCCTGGTACCGTGAATAGTACAAaaacttaa